The genomic region CCATCTGCTTCCCCACCATTGTCGCGCTCGGCATGCGCGGGCTGGGTCGCCACACCAAGCGTGGGAGCGGCtacatcgtcggcggcgtcgtcggcggcgcgtgcgtgcccccGCTCACGGGCGTGGCCGGCGACAGGCACGGCGACGGGTTCGCCATGCTGGTGCCCATGATGTTTCTGATCGCGGCCTGGACGTACGCGCTGTGCGTCAACTTCCTGCCCTCGTACGTCAAGGTGGTGGATTCGTTCGGCGACGCTGAAATTGGCATTCGCGGCCACGGTGAGGACATGGAGAATGGGGGCCTGCACGCGGTGGAGGAGAAAGCCAACGACGAGCACATTGGCAGCGGGCACAGCAACCGGACGGATGATGTTCAGACGGAAGCATCAGTCAAAGCCCAGTCATAAGTGCTGCCGTGCCGTTTCTGTCTTTCACATGTTTGCTACATGGGTCTCATCTACCCTCTAAGGGGCTTATGGATATAGCCATGTTCATAGTATCTCGCTCGAACAACTTGGCCGAACGGCCACGCACGACTCACGACACCGCCCTCTTACTCTCGGGTTCTTGAGTCTCTGTGCTCTGTGCCAGTACTGGTGATGCAAAGCAGGTCTCCTGCGCGCAGTTATGTTTCCGCCCATGAACAGCAACCCCCATCCCCCTTTGTTGTGCAACACTTGTGCatggccccctcccctcgagCCCTCCCCTCGAGCCCTCGGATcgtgtccccccccccccttcttccggCCCGACCTCCCGTGCTCCTATTGTTCAGTGACCGTGATGGGAACCTGCATAGCACCAACTGCGAACAGTTGGCGGAGACCCACACGCGTTCTCGATGatgcgccggcgagcaggtaCATATatccccctttcccccccgtTGTGCAACGGctttcccccctctctctctcatcacCACGCACGCTCACTTCCGTCAGTCTttttgcctcgtcgtcctcttccttctcACTGGTAagctcctccctctcctcccctgcGCGGGCGTGGTTCTTGGCTTGCTCACTCGCTCATCTACCTTCGCAGAGGAAGAAAACCACATCCCACCACCGCGTtcgcttgctcgctcgctcgtgctCTTCAttggcacacacacgcgcacacacattctcttgtctctctcacacacacactctcgTGATCGAATCTTCCTCGTCTGTGCGGAAACTCCGTTTGCCCCCCAAAAAAACAACACCTCCCACTGGTtctctcttctttcttcttcaGGGAAGTATCACCAACAGCGCCGTCAAACCCACCGGCAGCCTCCCTCACTCCCctactctctctctctctccctaTCTGCGTTATACCTCCTCCGCGATAATCAAGCCCAAGGcgcagaagaagaaaaaaaaggaccGTTCGGAAGTGGGTGCCCGCCGAGTTCAACCATGGCCAactcttcgccgccgcgagtcCCCGCCACTCCCCCCaacacgcccgcctcccgcggcggcgcgtcgtcgtcctcgccctcttcctcatccGAGACtacctcctcgtcctctgcGTCCAACAACAGGAAGAACGTCAGGATGGGAGTGGCCCCAACGGTGCCTCTCCGCCGCAGTTCTCTTAACCCCTCgcgagcagccgccgtcgccgccaccaggacgaaccagcagcagcagcagcagcagcagcagcagcaacgaaACCGCacggctgctggcggtgccggcaTGCGAGCCACCTCCCGTGAGGCCAGCCCCCTCCTTGCCATCCACGCCGCGTGCACCCTACTGAGAATGAAGCAAGACCCCCGCGGCATGAACCCTCACCAACACCCCAGCGGCGACACCACCGagaccgcctcgtcgagcgccagcgccagcggcggcagcaacaacggCAGCCCCGCCGGCACCCTGcgcggcccgcgcggcggcatgacgatgcagggcggcggacgtacagccgcagcagctaCTACTGGcttgtcgccatcgtcgtcgtcgggtaCTACTACCGCTAATCGGAAGCGCAGTGGTGCCCCGGtgccgcagcgcagcggcgcGAAGCGGACCAAgcacagcaacaacagccctGGCGGATCGTCGGGCTACGACTCGGATCAGACGGAGGTGGACCCGAACCGTGGATGGGACTCGAACTGAGAACGGAGTTGAGGTTGAGGTTGTGACGGACTTGGACTTTGTTTGTGTGTTGTGAAAATGAGGCTGTGCGGGTTCTGTTTTGTCTTTTTCCATTCATGCATGGTTCTGTTCTCATTGTATTATTGActctcggccgcggccattGTCCTGCAGCACTGTTTGTTTGTTCTATACCCCCTTTAAGCAAGCACGTTGTTTGAGAGAATGCTAATTCAATAATGCCCTGCCCAACTCAACAAAAAGCGCCAACAAATGAGTAGAATAGTCCATGAATCCCGTGAGCTCGCTGCAACAAATGCGACAGATATACAGGCCGTTCGATTCCTTCTCTAGACGCCgttccttctcctcccacCCCTCGAGCTGCGCTCCACGTGACCTCTGAGCACCTTGCGAGCCTCCACCAAGCTCCTCTTCTGCTTGCTCTTCGCCTTGCCGAGCGTCATGAGGAAGTTCTTTTTGCGCTGCTTCTCGCGGTTACTCGTGCTCTTCCCCTCGGCTTCCTTCTTGGACTTGCGGATCGCCTGCGTGCTCTTGTGCTCCTCGCGAGCCGGCTTGCCCTCCTTGGCCAACGCCACCTTCTCTTCCTTGGTGAGCttgcgcagccgcgccggcgcctcaATGTTCTCCGCCGtaagggcgtcgtcggcgtgccGTGGCCCCTCGGTACCTGACCCGCGCTTGCGCTGGCTCTTGCCGCCAAGGGCCCtgtcaacggcggcagccgaTCGAAGCTCCTGCAACTTGGCGAGGTCGGCCGGCGTAAGgatcgtggtggtggcgagctTGGACATGCGCTCCAGCTCAGCGGCTcgctcctcggcatcgacctcatcgtcctcgggtTCACCGCCAGATttcttctgcttcttgaGCACGGGGGCCTCGTCTTCCGAGTCGCTGACGTTGATCCACtcgccggagctgctgctgtcgtccgAGTCCACCTCCCAATCACTATCGTTGagttcctcctcgtccttgtcctcttCATCGCTCCCGAGGCCCTTTTCTGCCCGCTTCCGCTTCTTCTCATCCTCTTTCCACTTGGCAAGCAGCTCCAAGCCCTCGATACCGCCAGCCTGTTCCTCGCCAAACTTGCGCTGAGCTTGTGCGCCTGACTTGAGATTGATGgtggcgtccttgccgcgATCCCTTTTCTTCAGTAGCTCAGCGCCGACGTCTCTATACAGTGAGAGAAGGCCCTTGGCCGACATCATGACGCCCTTATCCTTACTCTTCCGGTACTGGACCAGATCCTGCAGAAGTGCGTCCGTCATAGCCAACGGCTGCCGGGCGCAAATTTCTCGGATGGCGTTGAGGCCAGCGGCTGCGAcctccgacgccgacgcctccGAGACGAACTCGTTGGCAATCTTCTGTATCAGGGGCTCCAAAACATCCGGGGGCACGAGCTTGTGCGTTCCCTGTGCCAGAGACGCCAAGAAGGACGTGACAgactgctgccgcggcgtgAGGTACTTGATGAACCACGAGTAGAGCGGCACGACTGTCAGCTCGTGCAGGCCAATCAGCCGCGTGACCAGCTGCAGGACAAGCAGCTTCGTATCCAGCGACAGCTTGGCCTTTGTGTTCTGCAGGTGTTTTGAGAAGAGCTGCTCGGCAAACTCCTGGGGGTCGTGGAGCAGGTGCAGCGCCGAGAAGTTGAGCGGGTGCGGCTTGCTTTTCTTGCGCTCCATACTCTTGACTTTGTTGACGGCCTTTTCCAgcgccttcttctgcttTTTGCTCTTCTTGTTGATGTTGACTTGGTGGCGCACCTTGCCTAGGTCCacttcctcgtcgctgctctcgtcctcgagctcctcgcgctccttgtcgccgccgaggaagaagcgcgtagcgccgatgacgaccttctcgttgtcggcgaggCAAGCCTCTTTCATGACATCAACAGGCTTCGAGTCGGTCCAGATCTGGCGCTTCCACAGCTCGCGCGTCAGCTTGATAGCCCAgatggcgcgcggcgaggctctGTCGGCAGTGACGAGGTTGTAGAGAACGGTCTGGATGGTGCGATTCAGCGGGTGGTTCGTAGCCTTGGTGTTCGAGTTGCGTATGTCGCTGAGGATCTTGTTGAAGAGCAGTTCGCGCAGGGTCTTGCttggcgacgagacgagaaTGGGAAACAGCGTCGTCAGCAGGTTGGCCGAGTCGATGATGTCcttgcgccgcagcagaACGAGACTGCCCACGACCTTATCTCTCAGCTCGGGGTGAATGACCGCATGGTGTTGTATCAGGATCGTCTTGAGGTCGTCGGGATACGTCTTGGTCTCTTCGGGGTAGCAGTCGGCGACGTGCGCAATCAGGTCGACCATGTTGTGGAACGACTCGACCaagtcgcccgtcgccgtggcgggcgacATGAGGAAAATCTCGCGCTGCGATTCATACTGCTCCCACTGCTTGAGAAAGTCGTCCTTGTACGATCTAAAGGGTTCAATCAGCACGGctggcggtgcggcgcaaTGGTTTCGTCTTTCTCACTTGGGATCGCGGCGAATCTTGTACTGCAAACTCGCACTGCTCGGGTCAGCCTTGGTCGTTCGGGGGATGCGAGGCCCAAACATACAAGTCTGCGTCGATCTTCTCGAGCGCAGCGACTTTTCTCTTCACCATCCTGGGCCAAAGTGTCGCGCAATTGTCGTAACGGTGGTTGACGACTGATGATGAGGCTGCACCAGACGTGGGGGAATCACCGCCGAAGAAATTTTGGGACGCCCAAGCCGATAAGATAAGCCACTAAAAAAAAAGCCACTGCCGTCGGCACCAAACCCAACCGTCACGCTGTCTCGATGCTAGTAGGAACCAAGtgcccagcaccagcacaATGCCCATACACAAGAGATTCGCATTTTCATCACAATGAAACGGCACGACGAATGACATGAACAAGGAATACGGTCAACCACCGGCATAGTCACATGGTAAAGACATGTGGTTACAGCCAGAAGAACTCCCGTCTATTTGAAACGTGAAAACGACTATTATACAACCCTGGGGAAGAATGCCCCTGGTCTGCCACTCTATGCTCTACTCTAGGCAAACACGAGACCGGATCCCATCCCGTCCCAAAGGTCGAGTCGTCGAGGCGACAAACGATGGGCAAGGCGCCTCCCAGCTCGCTGGAGACGCAATGCCATGACGATACCACTCCGCTCTCTATGAAGGCGCACGAGCTGGACACGCGAGCAAGGCCCAGCTCTtgggcagcgcagcgcgtgCCGAGCCCTGGCACCTCTATGCCGTCTTCAacctctcctcccctctATACATCTCAACACATGAGGAATGTGTTTACTTGGCGatctcgacgccgccggtggcaCCGAGGGCCTTCTTGACGTCACCGTAGATGGCGAACTGACCAGCAGTCAGGGTACCAACCATGAAAAGACGAGCGCCAATGCCGCCATACGAGCCACGGAAgccgagctccttggcgATCTTGATGAGGCGGGAGGTGGTGCCTTCACCGGGGAGGCCCTTGGTCTTGTTGATCTTGGAAAGCATGGTGTCGGCGGGCTGagagacgatggcggcggcgaaacCAGCGATGAGACCAGAGCCCAGGTTGACGGCGGTCTGCATGCCGTCGGTCATGTCCTTCTTGGGGTACGAGCGGTAGACAGTCTCGGCAACCTTCTCGTAGACAACGAATTTGGCCATGGTGTAAGGGATCCTGCGCAGGGCATCAGCATGTGTTCATATGCGCAAGCCTGCCCAAGCAGGGCGCGAGAGGAAACCTACTGCTTGAAGAGGATAGGACCGAAACCAGCGTAGAAAGCGCCAAGACCCTCGTTCTTGAGCATCTTGgtgaagccgccgacgagaccgTTGGCGTAGGTGGGCTCAGAGACGAGACGGATACGGGTGGCCTCGAGGGGGCAGAGGGCGATGTCGGCGAAgaactcggcggcggcggaggaagCGAGGTAGACGGCAGTGCGGTTGTTGGAGGCAGTCTCGTAGCCGAGCTGGTTGATGCACTGCTGCTTAAAGAACTCGTAGCCGCCGAACTTGAAGGCGCCCTGGAGGAAGTAACCGGCGAAGGTAGGGCCGACACCGGTGAGgagagcgccagcgccctcgTTCTGGATGACCTGGCGGAAGCCGCCGATCATGCCGCGGTTGTAGGTCTGGGGGTCGAGCTGGATGCGGGTCTTGACGCTGTAGGGGGGCATATTAGCACAGGCACTTTGGCTGGCATCGCGATCGCGACTCGGGCGTTGGGGGGGGCGCAAAGTTTGTGGCAACGGCGCTTCGCGATAGCattcgcggcggcggcgtgcgtcAAAACCAAGAGCACCGCGGAGAGGCGACGTACACATCGACGGGAGTCAGACCGCCGTGGGTGACAGAGCAGcagatggcgccggcgagggcgaagcgCGAGTACAGAGCGACGCCAGACAGCTTCTGGGGCTCAGCTGCCTTGACATTCTGGATGACGGCGTCAACCTTGGTCGAGCCGGTGGACTGCGCGGGAGAGGCCATTGTGAATTAGAGAGACCGACGGggagacggcgacaaggacaggGAGTGGAGTTGGGGGGGGATGAAGTTGTTCTCGACGTGGAGATTctggggatggggaggagaagggaaGAAAAAGTCGGCCGTTGTTCTGAGGTCTTTTTTTCTTCGCCCtttgggccggccgggccatTCAGGTTGCCCGGGCACGCGGCCAAGTAGcacaaggggggggggggcggcagccTCTCTGTGCAGAAAAATTTAGTGGCTCGGAACTATTCGGGTATGGGTCGCTGGCCGTGGGGCACAGGCCACTCAAAGCCTGTGACGTGACGGTGCCTCCAGGAACACAGGGGGGAAGCCACCAAAAAAACGCCGGGCGAACTCCAGCGAAGCGCAGCCTGGTGGTGGGCGCTCTACTTTTTCCTCCGTGGTATTGCCACGGAGGTACCGACAGGTATCCATCGGGCTGTCCGAAGCGGGAGTTGCAACTTGTGAGCGATGCGCATTGGGCGTAGAAATTATTTCGAGTATTGATGCTATGACTATACTACGCAATACAGTAAGGAGATTCCGAATTAACATAACTTCCTTCAGGGGAAATATTGTAACATGCCGCGAGACTCTGCTTCCGCATCGCGGCGCTGTTGAccctcacccgccgcccgcaaaaTGCATGCAACGCCCGCCGTTGCGCCAGGAAAACGCATCCTCCAGGTAAGAGGTACATGCAGGTACTTTACTCGACCTGATCGGCCGCGGCTGAGAATTCCTCGACTCGTCACGTGCAGCCACTCACCGGCGCGGCCCCGTCAACGTGCTTGGCTCGCTGGCTTGGCTCAGGCCAGACCTGCGACAGTCAGTCAACAGCCTTTTCCGCTGCAACGTCCCGCGACCTTCGACCGCGCGCCCGTCCGCAGGTTGCCGGCAGAGGCCGAGCCATTCCACGTCGAGGCTCCCGCGACGCAGTTGGAAGAAAGAAGACGGGCGAGTCGTAAATATCGACCGCACGCGTCCAAGATTCGTTCTTCGCCTACCGCGTCCAATTTACGAAAGCAAGCATCCGCTCTGAAACCTCCTCAGCGCCTGTCAGGATGTGGTCAATCTGGACATTATGGGGCGAAAAGGGACAGTGATCGGTCCGGCAGTGCTGAACCCTTCGGGCCGCGATTCTCACACTTCATAACGGAACGAGCGAGTTGCTTTCGCGGCGTGTACGTGCCCTGAGCTCCGGGCCGATATCGAGCAGGCTTTGATCGAGACTCGACTCAACTCGCGCCCTTGCGACCCTGATCTCTTCTTTCTCCGTCAAGCAAGTTGGCGGCAGGGCATCGCCAAAAAGGAACACTCTCTGAGCAGCCGCATCACTGTGCGGACGCTGTTTCCGCGAAATCGTCAGCCTATTCGCGGCGTGTTAGAATCCCCTTCAGCCGTGTCCCTTTGGGTCGCTGCGCGTGTTTGAAACGGCGCAGTCCTCGGCGATGTCTGCCGTCCGTATGCGTGTTGTCATGGTCGAGGCCTCGCGGTTGCGGCTTACCCTAGACAGGGAAAAGCCCCGAAGCTCGACGGATTAACACAATCTCGCGGCGGTTCGCCATGGTCACCCGACGAAGTGGCGTCGCCTAGGCGGACCTCCGATCCACGAAACTGGACATTCGGATATCTGGCGCGCGACCGTGGTTGTGCAGGCCAACAAGCCGTCGTGAACCGTGATGAAGTCGCCTAGAGCCAATATCAGTCTCATCGCAAATGGCATAGGACGGGACCACTTCATACCTAATCTGATGGATGTGTAGACGTATGACTTGCTCAACCGCTCGCAGATGCAAAACATGATTGTTCCGCTCGAATCGACGTTGCAGCTCGGGCAGGAGCTCGTGAAGCGCTCCGCATTGTCACTTGATGAAGGTCAGCAATTTTCCCCGTCGGCAGTTTAAAAGTGTATCGTCTGCATACTCGATCGCAGCCCCGAGACTGCCATCGTTATTGGTGAAACAATGCTCGAGACGAAGCTCGGAGCATACCTCGGCAGGCTCGCCTGGCACCCTCGCGCACCGGGCCGTGTACGATATTGGGTCATTAGGATCGAACCCGGGCGAGAAGCGGACAAACTGACACTGTGAGGTGAGCtgggccgcagcagcggcgaaAAGGCCAAGCATGGCAGTAGGAGTCAAGGTCACGGGCAACATCGTGACGGCGTCCGGGCGTGGCCTCGTATCGGACGACAGAACATGTGACCAGGGGGCGATGCATTGGAATAAAGACCAGATGGCCCTGGGACGCCCGCTGGCTGGAAGGGTTTTATCGGACTGCGTCGACCACGAGACGATTGCCGTGAATGCCGGAGCTGACAAGACCTACTACTCCATGATGCTGTTCGGACGACCGGCCGTGACACGAGGGATTGTGAGCAAACATTCGTCAAACTTGTAGTCTGTCACGTATACAGGCGTAGCGGAGGCGGGCTTTAGGCAATCCGCCTTTTCGCGTGTCGGGTTACGAGGACGCACGCTATGTCGGTGTGGCCAGAGGATGGTATCTGTGATGGTATATCGATTGACATGTCTTGCAGCATAGAAGTGAAGAGCTGCGCCGGCTCCCGGGTAGTGACGAAGTAGAGGTCGGTGTCCAAGTCGACCTCACGATGATCAGTGTCCCTGATGGCTGATAGGAGCGGACCAGTCTCCGGACTTGAGGCGCCTCAAACATGCCCGCAACCCTTGACCGGCATGCAGGCACCATTGCCACCTCTTCCTTACATGGAAGGTACGTAGTGTGTTGCTACGAGGATTGGCAATCATGGAGGTAAACGGGCTCCAAACTCCGACACGGCCGGTGTGATTTCCAAGCAAGTCCTTGTCCGGTCTCTTGGCTTCCATCAAATTACATACATACTAGTCCGTCACCTGAAAAAGATTTTGTCCTTGCCAGCGAACATCCGGGCTTCCACGTCGTGCGGGGCGACATCGCCGAGGGACGCATCGGCGTTTATGACGATACGGTCTGGACAAGCGGGACCGCGTCTGCCGGCCTGCGGGCCGGACTGGGGCAGGTTGGGTACGTAGTTACTGCATGTCCACGGTCCACCGATGCCGAGGTCCCGAGCGGAGCGgagcgggctggctggttggaCGCGCGTGGCAtccgcccggcggcgccgtgcatACATACAGGAAACGTAGTTAGTAGGTAGATACGAtagtgggtgggtggtggtgagctACCTATATGATCGGCCAGAGCCGCCCCCAAACCCCCCGTCCCACCGATCTACGATCTGAATAATACTGCAGCTACAACGCAGCCGTACTGCTGGATACGTATGTACGTTCGactggccagcagcacggctGAGAGAGGCTGCGCGGGCGATTGTTCTATCCCGCAGGAGAGGGGAAAGCAAAGCAAAgtagagcagagcagagcagagcagagcagagcagagcagagcagagcagagcaatAGTAGTGGCTGCCCGGtcacagctgctgctggagtgccgcgccggcatgactgttggcggcggcatatGCATGTTTCATCacacgggcgggcggaggaCAAAGGCGGCGTGCTGCTaaggcgtcgatgccggcaagactcgacgaggaagaagaccGAGGAGAACGagggcggacgaggacaatATCGGGATTTACGCCCCGCCGAGGGTACCACTTGGTGTCAATATGGATCCTGGTCGCCGGCTTCAGGAAGTCCCAGGTGATGCACCCTGCATGATGCATTGCTCGACATATGAGGCGTCATGTAAGTGGCGGGCCACAGAATCCCCAGGGTTCAAACAacagcccgcccgtcgctTTATCCCCAAAAGTTGCTCTTTCCCCTCACGATCCGCGAGGCGCGAGACGCGCAAACAAAAAAGCAAAGCCCGATTCGCGGCTGTGCACGCACGCAACCAGGTATTTCAGCCATCACAATCAGCCCCCTCTCATCATGCTGTGTTTCCCAACATCTTCAACACGCAACGCAAGTGCACGACTTCCATGCCGGCCACGACTCCtttgccccctcccctcccctcccctccctgcctccaTCCCCGCgagccgatgccgtcgattGAGCGGTGACATCAGCGACTTACATGGTTTCTCCCGGCGCCACTTATCACACTGGCGCCTCCCCCCACTTGGCCCCGAGTCTATCCATCTTCCCGCGC from Purpureocillium takamizusanense chromosome 12, complete sequence harbors:
- the SDA1 gene encoding Severe Depolymerization of Actin (EggNog:ENOG503NWY1~COG:D~COG:Z~BUSCO:EOG09260TLW); the protein is MVKRKVAALEKIDADFASLQYKIRRDPKSYKDDFLKQWEQYESQREIFLMSPATATGDLVESFHNMVDLIAHVADCYPEETKTYPDDLKTILIQHHAVIHPELRDKVVGSLVLLRRKDIIDSANLLTTLFPILVSSPSKTLRELLFNKILSDIRNSNTKATNHPLNRTIQTVLYNLVTADRASPRAIWAIKLTRELWKRQIWTDSKPVDVMKEACLADNEKVVIGATRFFLGGDKEREELEDESSDEEVDLGKVRHQVNINKKSKKQKKALEKAVNKVKSMERKKSKPHPLNFSALHLLHDPQEFAEQLFSKHLQNTKAKLSLDTKLLVLQLVTRLIGLHELTVVPLYSWFIKYLTPRQQSVTSFLASLAQGTHKLVPPDVLEPLIQKIANEFVSEASASEVAAAGLNAIREICARQPLAMTDALLQDLVQYRKSKDKGVMMSAKGLLSLYRDVGAELLKKRDRGKDATINLKSGAQAQRKFGEEQAGGIEGLELLAKWKEDEKKRKRAEKGLGSDEEDKDEEELNDSDWEVDSDDSSSSGEWINVSDSEDEAPVLKKQKKSGGEPEDDEVDAEERAAELERMSKLATTTILTPADLAKLQELRSAAAVDRALGGKSQRKRGSGTEGPRHADDALTAENIEAPARLRKLTKEEKVALAKEGKPAREEHKSTQAIRKSKKEAEGKSTSNREKQRKKNFLMTLGKAKSKQKRSLVEARKVLRGHVERSSRGGRRRNGV
- the MIR1_2 gene encoding mitochondrial phosphate carrier protein (EggNog:ENOG503NTWE~COG:C), which codes for MASPAQSTGSTKVDAVIQNVKAAEPQKLSGVALYSRFALAGAICCSVTHGGLTPVDVVKTRIQLDPQTYNRGMIGGFRQVIQNEGAGALLTGVGPTFAGYFLQGAFKFGGYEFFKQQCINQLGYETASNNRTAVYLASSAAAEFFADIALCPLEATRIRLVSEPTYANGLVGGFTKMLKNEGLGAFYAGFGPILFKQIPYTMAKFVVYEKVAETVYRSYPKKDMTDGMQTAVNLGSGLIAGFAAAIVSQPADTMLSKINKTKGLPGEGTTSRLIKIAKELGFRGSYGGIGARLFMVGTLTAGQFAIYGDVKKALGATGGVEIAK
- a CDS encoding uncharacterized protein (SECRETED:SignalP(1-20~SECRETED:cutsite=AAA-QL~SECRETED:prob=0.4263)); this translates as MLPVTLTPTAMLGLFAAAAAQLTSQCQFVRFSPGFDPNDPISYTARCARVPGEPAEVCSELRLEHCFTNNDGSLGAAIDDNAERFTSSCPSCNVDSSGTIMFCICERLSKSYVYTSIRLGDFITVHDGLLACTTTVARQISECPVSWIGGPPRRRHFVG